The Dictyoglomus sp. NZ13-RE01 genome has a segment encoding these proteins:
- a CDS encoding flavin reductase: MKELKHNFIYLLHPLPAFLITSISKIGRPNVTTVSWLVPFSINPPLVVMSLRPERFTLQLIKETGEFAINIPSYELSKATLICGRYSGRDHEKFKLANLTPISAKKIKAPVIKECPAHIECTLEDIKDLKGDHVLVIGKVVYSEVEEDKFDRIYNLENFSPSMYLGQDTYTMCKGMERIEIKMG, from the coding sequence ATGAAGGAGTTAAAACACAACTTTATATACCTTTTACATCCATTACCAGCCTTTTTAATAACAAGTATTAGTAAAATTGGAAGACCTAATGTAACGACAGTATCTTGGCTTGTTCCCTTTAGCATTAATCCACCTTTAGTAGTCATGAGTCTGAGACCTGAAAGATTTACTCTTCAATTAATTAAAGAAACGGGAGAATTTGCTATCAATATACCCTCCTATGAGCTTTCTAAAGCTACATTAATATGTGGGAGATATTCAGGTAGGGATCATGAAAAGTTTAAATTAGCTAATCTTACCCCTATAAGTGCAAAAAAGATAAAAGCTCCTGTCATTAAGGAATGCCCTGCCCATATAGAGTGCACTTTAGAAGATATAAAAGATCTGAAAGGAGATCATGTATTAGTAATAGGTAAAGTAGTTTATAGCGAAGTAGAAGAGGATAAGTTTGATAGGATCTACAATTTAGAAAACTTTAGCCCATCTATGTATTTAGGACAGGATACCTATACTATGTGTAAGGGAATGGAGAGGATAGAGATTAAAATGGGGTAA
- a CDS encoding rRNA methyltransferase, producing the protein MFGWRGRGFRGWSPDWPYVGIGRGGLPRCWYPGFWGWWRYRYPYTYSKEDELNFLKEEADALKAYLADLEARIKELESK; encoded by the coding sequence ATGTTTGGATGGAGAGGAAGAGGATTTAGAGGTTGGTCTCCTGATTGGCCCTATGTAGGGATTGGTAGAGGTGGTCTTCCAAGATGCTGGTATCCTGGTTTTTGGGGTTGGTGGAGATATAGATATCCTTACACCTATTCCAAAGAAGATGAACTAAATTTTTTAAAAGAAGAGGCGGACGCCTTAAAGGCATACTTGGCGGATTTAGAGGCGAGAATAAAAGAATTAGAATCTAAGTAA
- a CDS encoding magnesium transporter MgtC gives MISGVEVLIRLIISMLLGGLVGWEREKEEKPAGLRTHILVCLGSTLVMIVSAYGFPGRSPSDPGRIAAQVITGIGFIGAGTIFRAGTTIKGLTTAASIWTVAGIGLAVGAGLYFPAIVTTLLVVVTLAVAAELEIRFLGSHKPVILKCLIEDRPGAIGEIGTLLGNLGVNIKRIELGPPIDENSKKVTLIIDLKLPAKITKDEIISKIIELDSVVTAEWE, from the coding sequence ATGATAAGTGGGGTTGAAGTTTTAATAAGGCTTATTATTTCCATGCTTTTGGGAGGACTTGTAGGTTGGGAGAGAGAAAAGGAGGAAAAGCCTGCAGGTCTTAGGACCCATATTTTAGTTTGTCTCGGTTCTACTTTAGTAATGATAGTATCTGCTTATGGTTTTCCTGGTAGATCACCTTCGGACCCAGGAAGAATTGCAGCTCAGGTAATTACAGGAATAGGTTTTATTGGGGCAGGAACCATATTTAGGGCTGGTACTACTATAAAGGGATTAACCACAGCAGCAAGCATCTGGACTGTTGCAGGAATAGGACTCGCAGTGGGAGCAGGTCTCTATTTTCCAGCCATAGTTACTACTCTCTTAGTAGTGGTAACCTTAGCTGTAGCTGCAGAATTAGAAATAAGATTTTTAGGTAGTCATAAACCAGTAATATTGAAGTGCTTAATTGAGGATAGACCTGGTGCTATTGGAGAAATAGGGACATTACTTGGAAATTTGGGAGTAAATATAAAAAGGATTGAATTGGGACCTCCCATAGATGAGAATAGTAAAAAGGTTACTTTAATTATTGATTTGAAATTACCTGCCAAAATTACAAAGGATGAAATTATCTCAAAAATTATAGAATTAGATAGTGTAGTAACGGCGGAGTGGGAGTAA
- a CDS encoding D-mannonate oxidoreductase (Converts D-mannonate to D-mannuronate), producing MSYVEELFSVKDKVAVFTGGAGVLAGAIAKGLGKAGAKIVVTDISPLDARLEELRKEGIECEGYYMDALDKKSVEEVAQKVKERFGRVDILLNAAGGNDPSATTSKEVSFFDLSIEALQKVVNLNLFGGAIIPSQVFGKLMLENEDGGVIINFSSMSAFRPLTRTVGYSAAKAAVSNFTQWLAVYIAQEYSPKIRVNAIAPGFLLTNQNRYLLLNEDGSLTPRGQAVIDHTPMGRFGDPDELIGAIIWLSSKASSFVTGAVIPIDGGFNAYSGV from the coding sequence ATGAGTTATGTAGAGGAACTATTTTCTGTAAAGGATAAGGTAGCTGTTTTTACTGGTGGTGCAGGAGTCTTAGCAGGTGCTATTGCAAAAGGATTGGGAAAGGCAGGAGCAAAAATAGTTGTTACTGACATAAGTCCTCTTGATGCAAGACTTGAAGAACTAAGGAAGGAAGGAATTGAGTGTGAAGGCTATTATATGGATGCATTGGATAAGAAGAGTGTAGAAGAGGTAGCACAAAAGGTAAAGGAAAGGTTTGGAAGAGTGGATATACTTTTAAATGCTGCAGGAGGAAATGATCCATCCGCAACTACATCTAAGGAAGTATCCTTTTTTGATCTAAGCATTGAAGCATTACAAAAAGTAGTTAATTTAAACTTGTTTGGTGGTGCTATAATTCCAAGTCAGGTTTTTGGTAAATTGATGCTGGAGAATGAAGATGGTGGAGTGATAATTAATTTCTCCTCTATGTCAGCTTTTAGACCTCTTACAAGAACTGTAGGATATTCTGCAGCAAAGGCAGCAGTTAGTAATTTTACACAATGGTTAGCAGTATACATAGCCCAAGAGTATTCACCTAAGATTAGAGTTAATGCAATTGCTCCAGGATTCTTACTAACCAATCAAAATAGATATTTACTATTAAATGAGGATGGTAGTTTAACTCCAAGGGGACAAGCTGTAATAGACCATACACCTATGGGAAGATTTGGAGATCCTGATGAGCTAATTGGAGCAATAATTTGGCTCTCCTCAAAGGCAAGCTCCTTTGTAACAGGTGCAGTAATACCAATAGATGGTGGATTTAATGCCTACTCAGGGGTATAA
- a CDS encoding phosphogluconate dehydrogenase (NADP(+)-dependent, decarboxylating), translating to MKGDIGLIGLAVMGQNLALNIARKGYKVSVYNRTSSRTEEFVKEKVKDEKIIPCYDIKSFVESLETPRKIILMVKAGQPVDDTIKELLPYLTPGDLIIDGGNSHYSDTSRRLKELREKGILFLGMGVSGGEYGALHGPSLMPGGTREAYQLVEEILLKISAQTEDGPCCTYVGDDSAGHFVKMVHNGIEYAYMQAIAEVYDIMRKVLKMNSKEIGDVFEEWNKGDLNSFLMEISYKIMRFIDEETGKPLVELILDKAEQKGTGKWTAQTALDLGVPTPSLDLAVSARTLSHFKDMRRELSKRYDKVVSIFSLNRDEVLEDLRKSLLFAMFMAFSQGLWLISVASKEFNYNIDLTEVVRIWKGGCIIRARLLNLFRDIIKENPENVNLLNSDKAYNFIKEKLESIKNVTKISKAYNIPTLVLNSSLDYFLSITEENLPANLIQAQRDFFGAHTYQRIDKEGIFHTVWEEF from the coding sequence ATGAAGGGAGATATTGGTTTAATAGGATTAGCAGTTATGGGGCAGAATTTAGCCCTAAATATAGCAAGAAAAGGTTACAAAGTATCTGTATATAATAGGACTTCCTCAAGGACTGAAGAATTTGTAAAGGAAAAGGTTAAGGATGAGAAAATAATCCCTTGTTACGATATTAAAAGTTTTGTAGAATCTTTAGAGACCCCAAGAAAGATTATATTAATGGTTAAAGCAGGACAGCCAGTTGATGATACTATAAAGGAGCTCCTGCCCTACTTAACTCCAGGAGACTTAATTATTGATGGAGGGAATTCTCATTATTCAGATACTTCCCGAAGATTAAAAGAATTAAGAGAAAAAGGTATTCTTTTCTTAGGAATGGGAGTTTCGGGGGGAGAATATGGAGCTCTTCATGGTCCCTCTTTAATGCCAGGAGGCACAAGAGAGGCTTATCAATTAGTGGAGGAAATATTGTTAAAGATTTCAGCACAAACCGAGGATGGACCCTGTTGTACCTATGTAGGAGATGATTCCGCAGGACATTTTGTTAAGATGGTACATAATGGTATAGAGTATGCATACATGCAGGCAATTGCAGAAGTTTACGATATTATGAGAAAGGTTTTGAAAATGAATAGTAAGGAGATAGGAGATGTTTTTGAGGAATGGAATAAAGGGGATTTAAACTCCTTTCTAATGGAGATATCTTACAAAATAATGAGATTTATTGATGAGGAAACTGGAAAGCCTCTTGTGGAACTAATTTTGGATAAGGCAGAACAAAAGGGAACTGGGAAGTGGACAGCCCAAACTGCTCTTGACTTAGGTGTCCCAACACCTTCCCTTGATCTTGCAGTATCTGCAAGAACTCTTTCCCATTTCAAAGATATGAGAAGAGAACTCTCTAAGAGATATGATAAGGTTGTTTCTATCTTTTCATTAAATAGGGATGAGGTTTTAGAGGATTTAAGAAAATCTCTTCTCTTTGCCATGTTCATGGCTTTTTCTCAGGGCTTGTGGCTGATTAGTGTTGCAAGCAAGGAATTTAATTACAATATTGATCTTACTGAGGTCGTAAGAATTTGGAAAGGAGGCTGTATAATTAGGGCAAGACTACTAAATCTTTTTAGGGATATTATTAAGGAAAATCCAGAAAATGTTAATCTCCTTAATAGTGATAAGGCATATAATTTTATTAAGGAGAAATTAGAGTCTATCAAGAATGTGACAAAAATCTCAAAAGCATACAATATTCCTACATTAGTCTTGAACTCTTCCTTAGACTATTTCTTGTCTATAACAGAAGAGAATCTTCCTGCAAACTTAATTCAAGCACAAAGAGATTTCTTTGGTGCTCATACTTATCAGAGAATTGATAAAGAAGGAATATTCCATACTGTTTGGGAAGAGTTTTAA
- a CDS encoding RND transporter produces the protein MKKSIIGIAIILVTIITVYFTTDLFKPPIEVYYYKAQREDLPIIISASGYISFNNKVDIYPKFSSTLLDIRVKQGQRVKKGDILATLDTKEIESQIKNLELMLELVKTQELLSSRGNILGNFLGMQTNNSSNNSMSFESIRGLLEIYYNNLKEMLQEKYLKSPIDGIVVSVNAEKGQKVSPNTSSSSTNLLNLGSLSNFSSLLGMIGGSTTNSIMTIVDISSINAVVRVDETNVMKIKEGQKADVKVDALGDKWWEGYVKSVSFSPSIGKDGTYAYEVRIGVPTLGDKVKEGMSVSCNIYVGVKKNALVIPLSAIEFKEGKTYAYIINDNHAIEKEVTLGDILGDKIEVLKGIKEGDFIILSPPKNLKNKSKVRGITYENN, from the coding sequence ATGAAAAAATCAATAATAGGAATTGCAATAATACTTGTTACAATTATTACAGTTTATTTTACAACAGACCTTTTTAAGCCACCTATTGAGGTATACTATTACAAAGCTCAAAGGGAAGATTTACCTATTATCATTTCTGCCTCAGGTTATATATCTTTCAATAATAAAGTAGATATTTATCCTAAATTCTCCTCAACCCTTTTGGATATAAGGGTGAAACAGGGACAAAGAGTCAAAAAAGGGGACATTTTAGCCACTCTTGATACTAAAGAAATAGAGAGCCAAATTAAGAATTTGGAGCTTATGCTGGAGCTTGTAAAAACCCAAGAGCTTCTATCCTCAAGAGGAAACATATTAGGCAATTTCTTAGGTATGCAAACTAATAATAGTAGTAACAATAGTATGTCCTTTGAGAGTATAAGAGGGCTCTTAGAAATTTATTACAACAATTTGAAAGAGATGCTGCAAGAAAAATACCTAAAATCACCCATAGATGGTATAGTTGTTAGTGTAAATGCAGAAAAGGGGCAAAAAGTATCCCCAAATACTTCATCCTCCTCTACAAATTTATTAAATTTGGGAAGTCTTTCCAATTTTTCCTCCCTTTTAGGGATGATAGGAGGATCTACTACAAATAGCATCATGACCATCGTGGACATAAGTTCAATAAACGCAGTGGTAAGAGTTGATGAAACAAATGTTATGAAGATAAAGGAAGGACAAAAAGCTGATGTAAAAGTAGACGCCTTAGGAGATAAGTGGTGGGAAGGCTATGTAAAAAGCGTATCCTTTTCACCATCCATAGGAAAGGATGGAACCTATGCTTATGAGGTAAGGATTGGAGTGCCTACATTAGGTGATAAGGTAAAAGAGGGGATGTCCGTTTCTTGTAATATATATGTGGGGGTAAAGAAAAATGCTTTAGTCATTCCTCTAAGTGCTATTGAGTTTAAGGAAGGAAAAACCTATGCCTATATTATTAATGATAATCATGCCATAGAAAAAGAGGTAACTTTAGGCGATATATTAGGAGATAAGATTGAGGTTTTAAAAGGAATAAAAGAGGGAGACTTTATAATTCTTTCACCTCCCAAAAATCTTAAAAATAAGAGCAAGGTACGGGGGATTACTTATGAAAATAATTGA
- a CDS encoding hydroxyacid dehydrogenase, which produces MVRIAIVNSSSFGKYFPEHIERLKALGEVERFEFPEDIAGKTLAEKLKGFSIIIASVKPYFNEEFFRYKDETILIARHGIGYDNIDIKSATEKGVIVTKVTGEVEREAVAETAVALLMAVMRKVREASLKVKEGKWKERARFIGWEIKGKTVGVIGFGNIGSRVGEILKNGFNARLVAYDPKLPPDEIRKRGAEPVSLEELLKTSDIISLNASLSAENYHMLSDREFSLMKDNVFIVNTARGELIDEKALIKAIESGKVAGVGMDVVEGEPIDENHPLLKYENVLITPHISAYTYECLKGMGDKVVSDVEMVLRGEIPSEVINKEVIEKFMKRRGHGGLNSCC; this is translated from the coding sequence ATGGTTAGGATTGCCATTGTAAATTCCAGTAGCTTTGGTAAATATTTTCCTGAGCATATAGAAAGGTTAAAGGCTTTAGGAGAAGTAGAGAGGTTTGAATTTCCAGAGGATATTGCCGGAAAGACATTAGCGGAAAAATTAAAGGGATTTTCTATTATTATTGCCAGTGTTAAGCCCTATTTTAATGAAGAATTTTTTAGGTACAAGGATGAGACCATTCTTATTGCAAGACATGGTATAGGATACGATAATATCGACATTAAATCTGCAACAGAAAAAGGAGTTATTGTTACTAAGGTAACAGGAGAGGTGGAGAGGGAGGCTGTAGCAGAAACTGCAGTGGCTCTTCTTATGGCTGTTATGAGGAAGGTGAGAGAGGCATCTTTAAAGGTTAAAGAGGGAAAATGGAAAGAGAGAGCAAGATTCATAGGTTGGGAGATAAAAGGAAAAACGGTGGGAGTTATAGGCTTCGGGAATATTGGAAGTAGAGTTGGGGAAATCTTGAAAAATGGTTTTAATGCAAGACTTGTTGCTTATGATCCAAAATTACCACCGGATGAGATTAGGAAGAGGGGAGCAGAACCTGTTTCTTTGGAGGAACTTTTAAAAACTTCAGATATTATTTCTCTTAATGCATCATTAAGTGCAGAAAATTATCATATGTTATCTGATAGAGAGTTTTCATTAATGAAGGATAATGTCTTTATAGTGAATACAGCAAGAGGAGAGCTAATAGATGAGAAAGCTTTAATAAAAGCTATTGAGTCGGGAAAGGTTGCAGGAGTAGGTATGGATGTGGTGGAGGGAGAGCCTATTGATGAAAATCACCCGCTTCTTAAGTACGAGAATGTATTAATAACTCCCCATATTTCTGCTTACACCTATGAATGTTTAAAGGGTATGGGAGATAAAGTGGTATCAGATGTGGAAATGGTGCTAAGAGGTGAAATACCAAGTGAAGTGATAAATAAAGAGGTAATTGAAAAATTTATGAAGAGGAGGGGACATGGAGGACTTAATTCTTGCTGTTGA
- a CDS encoding sugar ABC transporter ATP-binding protein produces the protein MEEEGRIYALRDVDLIIPEGKTLSVIGPTGCGKTTLLKVIAGLEKPDYGNIYFNEKIVNDLPPKDRGIGMVFQDYALYPHYEARGNLAFYFWIRKRPKEEIDERIKETAKILGVGFEDLLPRKPRTLSGGEKQRVAIGRCIVRNPTIMLMDEPLSNLDAKLRVITRAEIKKLLVRFEVTTVYVTHDQKEAFALGDLVAVMHEGRILQVGTYEDLTEDPKHAFVASFVGDPPMNIFRSKVIDRKIIFENIEIPINFDFNKKEIIWGFSPSKVKINDRGEGLIGELYFIENLPSDKFQTLHIDVAKKTIKIKIPKEDYRFRVGEKIYLELPEKLYFFDPDTEERIY, from the coding sequence ATAGAGGAAGAGGGAAGAATTTATGCATTAAGAGATGTAGACCTCATAATTCCAGAAGGTAAAACTTTATCAGTTATAGGACCTACTGGCTGTGGAAAAACCACACTTCTCAAGGTAATAGCAGGTCTTGAAAAGCCTGATTATGGAAATATTTATTTCAATGAAAAAATAGTTAATGACTTGCCCCCAAAGGATAGAGGCATAGGCATGGTTTTTCAAGATTATGCTCTATATCCTCATTATGAGGCGAGAGGTAATTTAGCTTTTTATTTTTGGATTAGAAAGAGACCTAAAGAGGAGATCGATGAAAGAATAAAAGAGACTGCAAAGATCCTTGGTGTAGGTTTTGAAGATCTACTTCCTCGAAAACCTCGTACATTGTCAGGAGGAGAAAAGCAAAGAGTTGCAATTGGAAGATGTATAGTTAGGAATCCTACCATAATGCTTATGGATGAGCCCCTATCAAATTTGGATGCCAAGCTAAGAGTTATTACAAGAGCAGAGATTAAAAAACTTTTGGTTAGATTTGAGGTAACTACCGTTTACGTGACCCACGATCAGAAAGAAGCCTTTGCCCTTGGAGATCTGGTAGCAGTTATGCATGAAGGAAGAATACTACAAGTGGGAACCTACGAGGATCTTACCGAAGATCCAAAACATGCTTTCGTTGCAAGCTTTGTGGGAGATCCTCCTATGAATATTTTTAGAAGTAAAGTGATAGACAGAAAAATTATTTTTGAAAACATAGAGATTCCTATAAATTTTGATTTTAATAAAAAGGAAATTATATGGGGATTTTCACCGTCTAAGGTAAAGATAAATGATAGAGGGGAAGGATTAATAGGAGAATTATATTTTATTGAGAACTTGCCGTCTGATAAATTTCAAACATTACATATAGACGTTGCAAAAAAAACCATAAAGATTAAAATACCAAAGGAAGACTATAGATTTAGAGTAGGAGAAAAGATATATTTAGAGCTTCCTGAAAAGCTCTACTTTTTTGATCCTGATACTGAAGAAAGAATATATTAA
- a CDS encoding ABC transporter permease — protein sequence MKIIEAFKSAFYVLRTSKLRSFLTILGIIIGVFTVILLISIGQGAKNRVTQVMENLGTNTLIIFPSAVETQGDFNSFRNSSRASRGIPKPFTYDDLKYLKLLFKDDLLVSTSVNLSLDIKYKFVEISGSIVGTDMDGLIISREGLLAGRFFTDSEIEGREKVCIIGPKIAIDIAGSFKDAIGKELNIGGQNYRVIGVLKEKGISSNMNDLDRRIIIPLTLALTLRGSQNINFIAIEVKRGEELESFRQRLILILKQRRGRTNFVIAKQEDLLSAMNEILNILTLTLAGIAGVSLIVGGIGIMNIMLVSVMERIKEIGIRKAVGARKKDILIQFLIESSILGILGGLIGIFLALIAGNILKNFDIPFSINLNIIILGFLFSFFVGLVFGVVPAVRAGNLDPIQALRSE from the coding sequence ATGAAAATAATTGAGGCTTTTAAAAGCGCCTTCTATGTTTTAAGAACAAGTAAATTAAGATCCTTTCTAACCATATTAGGAATTATTATAGGTGTATTTACAGTTATTCTCCTCATATCCATTGGGCAGGGAGCCAAAAATAGGGTCACCCAAGTCATGGAAAATTTAGGTACAAATACTTTAATTATATTCCCTTCCGCTGTAGAAACCCAAGGAGATTTCAATTCTTTCCGTAATTCCTCTCGAGCATCCCGTGGTATCCCCAAGCCCTTTACCTATGACGATCTAAAATATTTAAAACTACTATTCAAAGATGATTTATTAGTCTCTACGTCAGTTAATCTTAGCTTAGATATCAAATATAAATTCGTTGAAATTTCTGGCTCAATTGTTGGAACTGATATGGACGGACTAATAATATCAAGGGAGGGACTTCTTGCAGGAAGATTTTTTACAGACTCTGAAATAGAAGGAAGGGAGAAAGTATGTATCATTGGTCCCAAAATAGCCATAGATATAGCAGGAAGTTTCAAAGACGCCATAGGAAAAGAACTAAATATTGGAGGACAAAACTATAGAGTTATAGGCGTTCTAAAGGAAAAAGGTATCTCCTCTAATATGAACGACTTGGATAGAAGAATAATAATACCTCTAACTTTAGCTTTAACTTTAAGAGGTAGTCAAAACATTAATTTTATAGCAATAGAGGTTAAAAGGGGGGAAGAGCTGGAAAGCTTTAGACAAAGATTAATTTTGATATTAAAGCAGAGAAGAGGAAGAACTAATTTTGTAATTGCTAAACAAGAAGATTTGCTCTCCGCAATGAATGAAATACTAAACATACTAACTTTAACTTTAGCAGGAATTGCTGGAGTTTCCCTCATAGTTGGAGGAATTGGGATAATGAATATAATGCTTGTATCAGTAATGGAGAGAATTAAGGAGATTGGAATAAGAAAGGCAGTTGGGGCAAGGAAAAAAGATATACTAATTCAATTCCTCATAGAGTCGTCTATATTAGGAATTTTAGGAGGACTTATTGGAATCTTCTTAGCCCTTATTGCAGGAAATATTCTAAAAAATTTTGATATTCCTTTCTCTATAAATTTAAATATAATTATCTTAGGATTTCTGTTCTCCTTCTTTGTTGGATTAGTTTTTGGGGTTGTGCCCGCTGTAAGGGCTGGAAATCTTGATCCTATTCAGGCTTTAAGGTCTGAATAG
- a CDS encoding carbohydrate kinase: MEDLILAVDIGTTNVKAGVLDFNGNILRIASKEVPLERDDTGKAEHNPDTLFETFIKICREVSEGFEDRIILLVPSTYMFALLPVDKDLKPLTGIITLLDTRSQETFEELSKVVDFEEIYNRTGCPPLFHYPFAKIYWLKKRHREIFEKARYFLCSKSFIISKLIGEVISEPSVSAATQMMNINKLDWDDYALSFLEINYSNLPKLVSSETILGKVSKEVLKMMNLKRDVELLTGVYDGGAVGLGIGAMGGSVGVINLGTTGMLRVTYDKPVVDKDKSMRFQAYYLCNNKWYIGGAVNNAGIILRWFRDNIFNLSYEEQTLLADQDNSKNLFFLPFITGERYPEIGNIASGVFFGLKSFHTKNHMIRAGMEGVTYSLKLSYDALLENGIDIFELRAGGGGSKSSLWMNIFANVFNKPIKVIDSEESALLGSAILGTYSLGVYKNLKSATDKLVKIKEVYMPSEDLAQYYSKRYEFFKYLVRYMKEAFERHNKL, from the coding sequence ATGGAGGACTTAATTCTTGCTGTTGATATTGGTACCACCAATGTAAAGGCTGGGGTTTTAGATTTTAATGGAAATATTCTTCGTATTGCCAGTAAAGAGGTCCCTCTTGAAAGGGATGATACAGGAAAGGCGGAGCATAACCCCGATACCCTTTTTGAGACTTTTATTAAGATTTGTAGAGAAGTTTCAGAAGGATTTGAAGATAGAATAATCTTGTTAGTGCCCTCTACTTATATGTTCGCCTTACTTCCTGTAGATAAGGATTTAAAGCCTCTTACTGGGATTATTACCCTTTTAGATACTCGTTCTCAAGAGACCTTTGAAGAGTTATCTAAGGTTGTTGACTTTGAAGAGATTTATAACAGAACAGGATGTCCCCCTTTATTCCATTACCCATTTGCTAAGATCTATTGGTTGAAGAAGAGGCATAGGGAAATTTTTGAAAAGGCAAGATATTTTTTATGTTCAAAAAGTTTTATAATCTCTAAACTGATAGGAGAGGTAATTTCTGAACCAAGTGTTTCTGCAGCAACCCAAATGATGAATATAAATAAATTGGATTGGGATGATTACGCACTAAGCTTCTTAGAAATAAATTACAGTAATCTTCCTAAGCTTGTCTCCTCAGAGACCATACTGGGAAAGGTCTCTAAGGAAGTATTAAAAATGATGAACTTGAAAAGGGATGTAGAGCTTCTAACAGGGGTATATGATGGGGGAGCTGTAGGTCTTGGAATAGGAGCCATGGGAGGCTCTGTGGGGGTCATAAATCTTGGAACAACAGGGATGCTTAGAGTAACTTATGATAAGCCTGTAGTGGATAAGGATAAAAGCATGAGATTTCAGGCTTACTATCTTTGTAATAATAAATGGTATATTGGGGGAGCAGTAAATAATGCTGGTATAATCTTGAGATGGTTTAGAGATAATATATTTAATTTGAGCTATGAAGAACAAACTCTTCTTGCTGACCAAGATAATTCTAAAAACCTCTTCTTTTTACCCTTTATTACTGGAGAAAGATATCCAGAGATTGGAAATATTGCATCTGGTGTGTTTTTTGGACTGAAGAGTTTTCATACAAAAAATCATATGATTAGGGCAGGTATGGAAGGAGTTACTTATTCTCTAAAGCTTTCCTATGATGCCCTTTTGGAAAACGGAATAGATATTTTTGAGTTAAGAGCAGGAGGCGGAGGGTCAAAATCTTCATTATGGATGAATATATTTGCAAATGTATTCAATAAGCCTATAAAAGTGATTGATTCTGAAGAATCTGCCCTTTTAGGCTCTGCAATTCTTGGAACTTACTCCTTAGGGGTTTATAAAAACCTTAAAAGCGCGACTGATAAACTGGTAAAGATTAAAGAAGTTTATATGCCTTCAGAAGACCTCGCCCAATACTACTCAAAAAGATACGAGTTTTTTAAGTATCTGGTAAGATATATGAAAGAAGCCTTCGAAAGGCATAATAAATTATAA